From a region of the Haematobia irritans isolate KBUSLIRL chromosome 4, ASM5000362v1, whole genome shotgun sequence genome:
- the LOC142234766 gene encoding uncharacterized protein LOC142234766, translating to MDEFMPEWWLAIWIAVINKGFSHLTIHSSFHVGNCSQNCFTLHSSNHCLHNLHHSLAKTMGQHFIISVNEKSLKSSKGKKNHLCGAK from the exons ATGGATGAATTCATGCCTGAATGGTGGTTGGCTATTTGGATTGCAGTAATAAACAAAGGCTTCTCACATCTAACCATCCATTCATCCTTCCACGTTGGCAATTGCTCTCAAAATTGCTTCACATTGCATAGTTCAAAT CACTGCCTCCACAACCTCCACCATAGTTTGGCGAAAACAATGGGACAGCATTTCATCATTAGCGTGAATGAAAAATCTCTAAAGTCGTCCAagggaaaaaaaaatcatttgtgtGGGGCTAAGTAA
- the LOC142236492 gene encoding uncharacterized protein LOC142236492 has protein sequence MNTEKGKGASGENNPPFSTTTDYRNNNGSNSSGKCMRPGPITRNGYLNFLREYRQKHCGLSAKETIRRGACEWRQLSEEEKNIYTRMGCGIPSGHRERMRARSTLGRSKSRSHSRSVKTPVIGSTIARRSRRRKPTAVLAARSGSRSRSRSRVSAVNTVARRSRRRAGSRSRNSQKSRSRSHVSAISKSRRSSALRNKSRSSRRSRNRL, from the exons ATGAATACCGAAAAGGGTAAAGGCGCTTCTGGGGAGAATAATCCTCCATTCTCCACTACAACGGATTATAGAAACAACAATGGCTCCAATAGCAGTGGCAAATGTATGCGCCCTGGACCAATAACGAGAAATGGATATTTGAACTTTTTGCGTGAATATCGCCAAAAACATTGCGGTCTTAGTGCTAAAGAGACAATACGCCGGGGCGCTTGCGAATGGAGGCAATTGTCGgaggaagaaaaaaatatatatacaaggaTG GGTTGTGGAATTCCAAGTGGACACAGAGAGCGCATGAGAGCACGTTCGACTTTAGGACGAAGCAAATCCCGCTCCCATAGCCGTTCTGTTAAAACGCCGGTAATTGGAAGTACCATTGCGAGACGCTCCAGAAGACGCAAACCGACGGCTGTATTAGCCGCACGTTCTGGTTCTCGATCTCGGAGCCGCTCCCGTGTTTCTGCTGTAAATACCGTTGCGAGACGTTCCAGAAGACGTGCTGGTTCTCGATCCCGTAATTCACAAAAATCGCGGAGTCGCTCCCATGTTTCTGCAATAAGCAAAAGCCGACGTTCTTCTGCACTACGAAATAAATCAAGAAGCAGTCGGAGATCTAGGAACCGGTTATAG